The genomic DNA GCGGCGGGTTGTCGGAGACACTGCCGCATTATTTTCTTGCCGCATAAATTCGAAGATTGACAATGTTGGGAATCGTGTTGGAAAAGCGGCTGGCACAGCGGGGATTGGCGGTTTATTTCACTGCACTGGTCCTGGGTTCTGCATTCTTCGAATGGAAGATCACGGAGACCGGCGAAGCGATCGAAAGGCTTCCATGGCTGATGCTGGCTTTAATGTATACACCGGGAGCCGCTTCGATCGTTGCGCGACTGGCGTGCCGCGAGGGCTTCGGCGATATCTCTTTCCGGCCGGGAGGCAGCGAAGGCCGCCGCACGGCGTTTCTCGCCTGGTGTTATCCCGTCATCGTCGGTTTTGCGGCGTACGGCACCGCCTGGATGACCGGCCTCGCAAGATTTCAGCCGCCTCTGGGTCCGCAGTCTCACCTTTATGTGGCCTCTCCGGCAGGGAACCTTTTAACATCGTTTGCGCTGACGTCCACGCTCGGTACCATCGTGAGCGCCGTATCGGCATTCGGAGAAGAACTCGGATGGCGCGGCTATATGTTGACGAGACTGATCGTCGCGGGCGTCCCCAAACCGGTCCTGGTCAGCGGACTGATTTGGGGTGTATGGCACGTGCCGCTCATATTAACCGGGCAATATGCGGCAGGTTCGCAGCCGCGGTTGTCGGCGGCGCTGTTCTTGATCGGTGTGCTTGCGGATGCTTATCTCGCAGCCTACGTGCGTCTTCGATCCGGTAGCATCTGGCCGGCGGTAATGTATCATGCGGCATGGAATGCGATCATTCAGCTTACATTCGACCGCGCGACTGTCGGCGTGCCTCTGGCCGTTGGTGAATCCGGATGGCTGACCGCTGCGATTGCGATCGGCGCAGTGATATGGATCACGCGCGGTCCCTGGAAACTGCAGCGCCGGCCGGGAGAGCCGCTGCTGAACCCGGAATTGTGAATGCGTCGAATTTAAGGGGGATCTTTTTAATCTGCCGTTTCGTACTTATCATCATGCGTCCGGCGCAAAAACCATGAAGCAGATTGCGATCTTCATTGCCTTCTCCTGCGCCGCCGTGATGAGCAGTTGCGGGCCAATCCACAGCGAACCTCCGGACGTCCAGGTCATGAAGGAGTCCAGGCCCGTGGGGAACGTAAAGGAGTTGGATGTCGCCCTGAAGTATGACGTGGGCAATCTGGAGATCACGAAGATTGCAGATGAGAACCTTTTTTCGTTCGAGCTGCAATACGACCGGAACCGTTACGAACCCACATTCCGGTTTGATGACGGCGAGCACGCATCGATGCGTCTGGAAATGACGGGCCGCTCCGGCGTGGGGATCGGTGGTTCGCAGAGCGACAATGACCTGACGTTGCGGCTTTCCGACAAAATACCTCTCGGCCTGGACGTCACCACCGGTGTCTCTGAATCCCACCTGGAGATGAGTTCGCTGCAGGTTCGCCGTTTGCATCTGCGCGGCGGCGTCGGGAAGACCGACGTTACCTTCGATAAGCCGCCCGCTGAGCCGATGCAGTCTCTGGATGTCGAAAGCGGTGTCGGTGAGCTGGTCATCCGTGGATTGGGGAATACGCGCGTCGGCCACGTCGACCTGAAGGGAGGTGTGGGGC from Terriglobia bacterium includes the following:
- a CDS encoding toast rack family protein, whose product is MKQIAIFIAFSCAAVMSSCGPIHSEPPDVQVMKESRPVGNVKELDVALKYDVGNLEITKIADENLFSFELQYDRNRYEPTFRFDDGEHASMRLEMTGRSGVGIGGSQSDNDLTLRLSDKIPLGLDVTTGVSESHLEMSSLQVRRLHLRGGVGKTDVTFDKPPAEPMQSLDVESGVGELVIRGLGNTRVGHVDLKGGVGRTELDFTGDLGTATSDATVKVGVGAIRLIIPRDADVEIDGEGSFLSNISAPSFDHHDRTYTHQGGGGSHIRIRVQSGIGGVEVELI
- a CDS encoding CPBP family intramembrane glutamic endopeptidase, giving the protein MLGIVLEKRLAQRGLAVYFTALVLGSAFFEWKITETGEAIERLPWLMLALMYTPGAASIVARLACREGFGDISFRPGGSEGRRTAFLAWCYPVIVGFAAYGTAWMTGLARFQPPLGPQSHLYVASPAGNLLTSFALTSTLGTIVSAVSAFGEELGWRGYMLTRLIVAGVPKPVLVSGLIWGVWHVPLILTGQYAAGSQPRLSAALFLIGVLADAYLAAYVRLRSGSIWPAVMYHAAWNAIIQLTFDRATVGVPLAVGESGWLTAAIAIGAVIWITRGPWKLQRRPGEPLLNPEL